The Streptomyces capitiformicae genome contains the following window.
ACAGCTCCCCGGCCATGGTCGGCCTCGCGCGCGGCAAGCTCGCCGGGCGCCCCGCCGTGTTCCTCGTCGGCGACGCGGTGGCCCCGCCGGTGGGGGAGGAGCGCTTCGACGTCGTCCTCGTCCGCCACGTCCTGTGGGCCCTGCCCGATCCGGGGCGCGCCCTGCGCCACTGGTGCGGGCTGCTGCGGCCCGGAGGGCGGCTCGTGCTGGTCGAGGGGGTGTGGGGCACGGTCGGTCCGGTCGGGATGTCCGCCGAGCGGCTGACCGGGCTGCTCGCGCCGCTGGTGTCCGACGTACGGGTGGAGCTGCTGTCGGACGAGGCGTCGCTGTGGGGGAAGGCGGTCGAGGACGAGCGGTACGCGGTGGTGGCCCGTCCTTGACCGGCTAGGGCGTGTTGCGAAAGTCCCGCCTGCCGCCCGACGCCTGGCACGCACTCTCGCCGCACCGGGCGAAAGCCCAAGTACATCCAGTACGAGGGCTTCCGCCCGGCACGCCGAGAGCACGCACCAGACGCCGCTCGGCCCGCCCTCCGGGCGGACGACGGGACTTTCGCAACACGCCCTAGGCCAGCAGCGACTCCAGGCCGCCGTCGACGGTGGCCAACACCTCCAGCTCGTCGAGGGCGGCGACAGCGGCCGCCGCGGCTTCGGGGTCGCTCTCCGAGAGCCCGCTCTCCTCGAACTCGTCCTCGTCCAGCCGCAGTACGGTCGTGCCGTCCGCGGAGCGCCACAGGTCCAGGTCGAGGTCCTCGACGACGAGTTCACCGCC
Protein-coding sequences here:
- a CDS encoding class I SAM-dependent methyltransferase yields the protein MTNIDDDETSRAPETPKNSAANDPPATVDWDAEAAAFDDEPDHGLRDPAVRDAWATRLRGWLPRRPCDVLDVGCGTGTLSLLATEQGHRATGVDSSPAMVGLARGKLAGRPAVFLVGDAVAPPVGEERFDVVLVRHVLWALPDPGRALRHWCGLLRPGGRLVLVEGVWGTVGPVGMSAERLTGLLAPLVSDVRVELLSDEASLWGKAVEDERYAVVARP